The following is a genomic window from Fusarium oxysporum Fo47 chromosome IV, complete sequence.
ctgtggctctgttTGAGAGCACTTCGGAGACTGGATGTTCTTTGCACGCCGTTCTCTTTGTTCGTAAACTCCGGAGGGGGAGGCGTGCGTTCACGGCTCACGGGTTCATAGAGTGAGCGTGGGCGACTGGAAGACTCCTCTGGAATAAACTCCACAGGACTCACTGGAGAATCGACGGGGGCAGATTCAGACCGAGCACGCGTGTCAGACACATCGGGGAACCTGGCGTTGATTGGAGATGCGACAAGGCTGGGAGCTTCGGCAAGCCCAAGCTGACTGAGACTCAGCTCACCAGCACCAATGGTCGACACTGCGGACTTTCTgttttccttcttgtccgCCATTTGCGCAGCTGGGGCAGGTTCGGCGTTGTCTTGGGTATCGTCGGGTTCGGGCGTTTCCTGTATGTTGGGAGTCACGCTTCGAGACTTGTTTCCGCCAATATTCAGACTGGTGTTGCTGAAAGAATTGGCAGCGCTCTGGGCAGCTGAAATCATAGACGAGAAGAAGCCGCCTGAAGGGTTCTGGTTCGCCGTAGGCGTTGGTTCACCACTCTCTTGGGTTGGTGTCAAGGGAGCGGATACAATGTTAGAGAGTTTGCTGGGGCCGATGTTTTGTGAATTCGATCGACTCCTCCTGTTCGCACTCATGTTCTGAGAGGAAGGACGGCCATTTGTACCCGAATTGTTCCCTGGACTACTCCAGAAGGACCTCCTGTCGGGAGACGACTGGCCGGATTTGTTGGCGAACTCAGTAGGTGTAGGTGGAGTGTTTACTATAACCGGGGCAGGTTTGTCACCGCTTGGAGGAGTTCGAGGCGGGATATTCGTGTCAACCTTGGGCTGTACCCTCGTTCGTCTTTCGGGCGAAGCAACCTTAGCTACAGCTGGTGGCTCGAGAACCGGTAAGTCTTGATCAGTATCAGGATCCACCAAGATGGTGGGCTGTTGTTCGTCGCGAGTCTCAGACGATGGCTGGGGCTCGCTTGCTGGGCGACGCTCTGGACTCGAGTTATTCCCAGAgctcttcttgggcttgaaTATACCCTTGAGTCTACCAGCAGGTGATGGCGAACGACGAGCGGAACTTTGGGGAGGGAGCAAGCCCGTCTTACTCCGGCCGATCCGGGGGTCTTTTGAATCGATGGAGTCTGTTCGCGATGCTGGGAACGTTGACGATTTTGAAGCACTACTGTTGGATTCGACGTCTGAAAGCGAAGGCTGTGATTCTGGTTGATACTTCGCCTGTACAATGGAAGAGTTTGTCGTTAGGTGGCCTAtttgagaaggatgagtcGAGAAAGGCGGCGGGTGTCGAGAGTTGGATCTAAAGAGTGACGACGGCTCCAGTTAGATTGATCAAATGCAGTAGAGCACAGACGGTAACACCGATAAGTGGAGTTTGCTAGGGAAGTGGACACAGGGAAGACGGCAGATGTGCCAAGCCTGCTGGGCACGAGAATAACCAGAAACAAAACAAAGCAAGAAGATAGCGACGTTGTAAGAGAGGTAACTGGGAAGCATGTAATGACAAACAATCGAGTTGAAGCTTGTCAGCGCGAGTATGGACGATCATAGCGCCGTGTGGAGCTTTGATCTACCATCCATCTCTTAGTGCAATAAGTTACGTAGAATGGTTTGTCTCTCCTCTTGGTGCCACTTAAGCATGGATGTCGCAGATACTGACCGAAGGGGTCTCAGCCTCGCTGCTGTTCCCACGCAACAAGACTGGCAAAAACAGCATGGAGACCGACGATCATTGCCACGAAGAATCCAGTTGATGACGGTAGGGGAAAAGCAGAAGCGAAACAAAAACAGAAcagagagagacaaggaAATTTAATAAAACTCACGATTCGTCCCCATCGGACTCATAGGAGCGATGACTCTGGCTTGttccttcatcctcatctcctgCAATGTGCCCAGAGCGTGTGCCGTCGCTTTCTAAGGTTTCCCGGCTCGACTGTGAATGTGCAAAGACGCTAGCATCGTCATAGGACAGCCCTGGCTGTTCTCGGTCTTGTTTTCTTCGAAGCCGCTTGGAGGATATTGACTTTGGCAGCAGCTTGTTCAGCCCagtgttgctgctgttgtcCAAAGTCGTTGACATCGTTGCAGTCGCAGTCGCCGCGTACCGCAGCCTCCTGCTGTCGAAGGACGAATAGGATATGAGGGATCAAGCCGGAATCGCTCGTTGTTGCGTGCTTGGGAGGTGTTGGAGTGGATGTGCTCGATGTAGCGGCTGCCTTGAGGAACGCTGGTCGTGGTTGACAGAACTCGTAAGGGTTTTCGTATGACAAACTTGGGTTATCTATTTTCAATATTCGAAAAAGGTTGAAGGATACGGACTCGGAAGTATTGAGGTCTTGTCGTGGAAAGCTGGATGGCGATCGAGCCAAGGATAAGAGAGTTGACGTCGTTGGTTTGTTTTAGCCCAAATGGTTTAACTATATGACGGGCCAGACTACGAGGTCTTGGACTACGCCAAGTCGGGTCAAGTCTTGTTCGATTTGGTTTCTGTGGAATTCCTCTCTCGATTGGGTGGTATCCAACTTCAACCGCATGCGTGGTTTCCAAACTGTGTCTGAGTGGGTGCGTGTTGCATTTAACCAAGCCTGTGGCTTTTATCAATAAAGGGTGACTTCAGGGGATGTGAATTAGCTCGCAAGCCCGTAGGTATTTCGGTTGGTGTAGGCATATTAGAGTCCGAATCAACCAGCCAACCACCGAAACCAACTGGAAGCTCTAAACTTAACCGATGAACCCGCGTACATATCCCTGTGAAGTGGGCCAGTGAGGGCGCCAATGATGATATCCGTGGATGCTTAGCTGGTGGGACCAGTCAGACTTGATCCCTGCTGAAGCTCTGGCCAAACAATGGGGTTTTGTTTGAAGTTGGTGGAAGAGCTGGGTGAGACTCTGTGGCGTAGTAACATCTACCTTACACATCTGCACAAGGCAGGTACGAAGTTCGCTATACGAGAATGATGAAAGGAACAGAGTGTTTATTTAGTCAGGATTTAAGTCGCAGTGGATATCTCAGCCATATGTGtgagaagggaaagaagcGGCAAGGACAAAAGCCAGAAGGGCTTCTATGAAAAAGAGTTATATTAATTCGTGAATATCTATTATCCTCTGGTGGAGTAGACTGGACTCGTTCACGATCCAATACCACCAATGTTTATGCATTGGTTTGAACCTCGGGGTTACAAGTTTCTAATCTGCTTACCAACATAGAGAGAAAGCTCAAAGTCATAATATATGTCTAAGAATGACATTATTTGTCGGGGGAACTTGtgattttattatataaaatttcGTATTGTTCTTAGTTCGTACCTTACTATGCTTTCGGGTAAAAGGACGAGGCCAAGGCCATGACAGATGCACATCATAAATCAGGCATCTTTACCAAGGAAACTGCTTATACGCAAAAAGGTTACAGTACATATTGAAATACATTACACTAGTACTTTATCTTCTTATATAATCCGCTGTCATTCTCCACATGTGAGTCAGTGTCGTCATGAAATTCCCGATCACTTTCTGCGTGCCTGGGCGTCTAGCAGGCAATTAATCTTAACCCCGCCAAAAGCTAAATTGTGCTAGACACTGCTTGGGCtatgttgctgctggtatgAGCGACTGATTGCGTCAAGAGGAAAGCAAGACTTCCATATTATTCCATCTGGCCTTTGACCTAGGTGTAGATGCCTTCTTGGTAGTAAGATCTCGTGTAACTAGACCCTCAAAATGCCGTAGACAACCTATGAGCCAtgtatttatataagcttgAGTGTCGCTCTCCCATCCGTCAGGGTCCTCGCCAACTTGGAATACCTAGGTAGAGACTACATATCTGGGCCCGGAGCCACTCAAACGCCATCACCAGTGGTCTTGTGCCTCCCCACATTTGACCTCATCACGTTACGATAACAACCCAACCTACTACCGACAACTCAATAACGAATTCAAAAGATTAAACAGCACACCAAGGACAAACCAAGCTCTCTTGAAACTAACTACCTATGGAACAATGGACTCATCCCCGCTTGTAAAAGCACACGATCATGTGCGCGCCGCGAGTGTCGCTCACCACTCCTCCGACAGCACAGTCGCAATCACGGAACATACTCAGGCTGCTGGCGAGTTCGCCAACGCTGCCAGGTCGACCTCCAGCATCGAAGCTCTGCGAACACTGAAGCTCCTAGAACAACACCATCGCAGGATCGCCGAGATCTTAAACCGACCGACCGAACCCACCTCCCAGGCCAGCGATGCCGATCACAACGAGAAGGATTCGTCAACCAAAGCGAATCTCCCCACACAAGATGCGgacgacaagaaggaaaacAAGAAGGACTCTACGGCGTCAAAGAAACTGTCCCCTCCCACCCAGCGCAGATATGCTCCCCGGGAGATGTCCTCTTCTATCGCCAGTAACTTGGCTACCGCTCGTGGCATCCGATCAAAGTACAGAGGCCAACCTCTCGCGCCTAGCGTTTCCAATGACCAAGCTCCCGGAAATCTAGACGCAGCCTCGCACCCTCGCGGAACTAAGGCCAAGATGCAGACTATCATCGATCACCAGCCTGGCAAACCGACGTGGGTACCACCTGTTCCTGCAACCACACGATCCGATAGTTATGGTAAAGCCTCATCGTCCCCACGCACCGATACAACTTCCTCTGCGGCAACCAGTGATGACGGAGGATATACTCGGTTCTACAACACCTTTGGGAGTCTCATCAATAAGATCTCAGCACCTTTGGCATTTGCTGGTCTGCCACTGATCCAAGAGGAATCCACCATTCCAGAAACACCTGACTCCCCAGAAATGTCTCCCAGTCCCAAACGTAGTCACCTTAAGGCGTCCCCGTCCAAGGTCTTAGAACCAGACCTTAGCAAGATCTACTCCAAGGCAACCATGCAGGCTCTTGTTAGAGAAGGGCACGGAGCTAACGATTCTTTCTACGTTGTACCCACTACTGGCCACACTATGTCTTATGCAAATATTCTCAGCTTTGccgagaaggaaaagagaagacTCGGGGCATCGTCCCACAGTGATCTTCTCGATGTTcctgatgaagatgacgatgactttgTGGATGCCCGAGAAGCACCCCCGCTGTCGCCCGGAGCCAAGCGTCGTATTGGCCGTGCCCGCACTGACAAGgacttcaacaacatcatcgaAGAGCTATACACTGAAAATAAATCTCTCAAGGACACGCTAGATAAGCTTACCAAGCGGCTCCACGCCTTTGAAGCCAGTGCTCAGAATTCCGCAATGGCTCTTGCTGAGAGTTACCGTCTCATGCGCCCTGGATCGCCCACTGCTTCACCACATACCAGCAAAGTTGCCGATGAATCCCTACGACGCAAGAACCAAGAGTTGGAAGAACAGCTAACCGCAGCCGTCAAACAGATGGAGCGACTGGAAAAGGACAACCGAAAGATGCAAAAGGTTTTGGACAAGTATCGTGAGAAGTGGGAGACATTGAAGGCTGGGGCGAAAGCTCGGAGAGAGGCCCAAGGAACGAGTGAGAGCGTGGATGATGCATCGACAGCTGGGTAACAAAGGGATCACAAGTCTTTTTGATATTCTGTAAAATCTACAGGAGTTTGGATCAGCAGAGTCTTGTCCATAGGCAATGGATTGACAATGCTGGCGACCCGCATTGTCGTTTTATCACATTACAGTCGCTGAAATGTGTGTATCAGCCTCCTGCAGATGCATGTGAAATTCACCCATGGATCTACTTGGCCCCCATGGCCTATTAATTCCACCAGAAGCTTACACTGAAGCTCACGCTTAGACTTCTCACATAATGCCACCATCCGATAGGAATAACCAGTGTGTCTCCTGGTTTAAGGATACACTCCCAATACTCGATACCTTCGAGCTGTTTCCTCATCTTTTGGACATCTTCGTCATTCATATCTTTGGGTTTCTCATCCCATTCTTCGAGCACCCCCACATCCAATCCACTCGTATTGCTCATATCAACACCATGCTCAGATGCCCGCGGCCGCATCGCATGTGTTGCGCGAGGGGGATACAGACGGATATATTTTGTTCCAACGACCTGGCAGAGCAGGTTATGATAGCCATCGGTGTGAAGAGGCGTGATAGTGCGCGCTGGGCCGAACCAGGCGTTGAGCTGGGGCATGTCAACCGGCGGCTGATTTAGAGACGGAGTTGTTGGATGAGGTGGGACGTCGACCCAGCAGAAGTCCGGGATGGATATGTCGTTACGAAGAGAAGGGATCTGCTGGAAGAGGTTATGCTGGGCGAGATAGCCAATGCTCTCTGTTTCTCCTGTAACATAACGAGCAAGAAATTCGCGGAACTGGATAAGTTCTTGTCCCCAACCCTCATCAACATAACTTCTACCGATTTCAACCGGTACCAGACGTCTCCCTCCAAAGGTCTGGGAGAGGAGATACTCGGGATCCTTCCAGGGGCGGTCTGTGAGAGCAGGCCACTCTGCAATTAAATCTGTGAAGATAACAGGCCGAGGCTCTCCGTTGTTGCTATTCATGTAGTCTTCAAACTGCGGCATTGCCCAGCCGGAGTGTCGAGGACATTCCCTCGTAGGTGAGAGCCTCGGTTGTCCGTAAGGCTGGTAGTTGGAAAAGCATTGCGTCGAAGTGTCATATCTTTGACGCTTTGTTGGCCTCTCATGCTCCCCATTCGCCGTCCAGGCTACTTCAAGCATCCGTATCGTCTCCTCAAGCCATTGTTGTCgtccaccaccaccagccgTGATGAGTGCTCtgtcaagcttctcaacgacAAGATCTAGAAGCTTATCTGGGACAATGCTATCAATTGTGAGTGGTTGCACAATGAGGCTAAAAGAGTCAAGGATGCAAGCGTCAGTATATATCTGACGCCATATGACAGGGAGGAGATCGTAACGGTAGGCGTAAAACTTGGATGACGAGATGGAGATCAAGTCTGCTATTCTTATTTTGAGAAGATCCTgattgatgttgacgatACTCTTATTCGACGTCAAATCATTGTGGATTGTGATCAACGTATGAGCCTGTCGTGCAAGAAGTCGAACCATGGCATCTGCTGTGGGATCTGTATGCGCAGCGTGATCTGTCGATTTCCCTAAAAGTCTCTCAGAAACCCCTTCGGACCCTCCAGGTCCTGAAGAGCCTGCATTTGTCGTTCTCGGCTGAGCGTCTGGTGCCTTAACGAGCTCTTGAGTTATCTCGAAATACCTGACGAGAATTTTCCCATATGCCGCTGACGACATGTTCCAGGAAAGATGTAATTAACAATGAGATTTAAATCAGCCTAGTCGAAAGGCAATGTTGTTTCAAGACGCTTGTCATCTGCCAGGACTCAAGTGTTGTGATCAATAACAGTGTAAAAGCACGGATTGAGACATCACCGCTTAACCGTGAAATTGGTCGTACTAAGCATCCAATGAGATACAGTAAGGTGTCTTCACACACAATGTTCGTCAACATGATCTACTAGagcatcttgatcaagtAATTAACATCGAGCCCAGCGTCTATTTTTGTATAGTGAACTATTCCAGCAATTTCCGCCCATACTCTGTTTATAAAGCCACACACTGAACGATCAAAGCGCTGCTCATGATTCAAGTCGTCATGAGTGGATTTCATTATTTCTTTTACAGATTACACGCGTATATCTTAGCTCGTCCATACTCCCACGACACCATCTCGTCTGCCTTCAACAAGATATCCATCTCTTACACGTACACGCTCCACGATGGCGGGAGTCTTACCGTCTTCAGCGGCCGTGATGCCGGCGCCGCATTCCCATTGTCGTCCCTCCACCTTATCGTACACCTTGACAACGTCCTCACCAGCAGCACTGACGATTCTTCGGGCGTCAAACATCATGTCTGTGATTGGATTGTCGTATGCATATGCGTCGTAAATAGACCCTGTTCTAAGGTCCCAAATCTGTGGTCACAGTTAGTAACAGTGTACTTGAAGAATACAAGAGGGCAACGTACTCTGATGCTTCGATCTACACTTCCTGTCACCAGATGCACATCGTCGAATTGGAGACACGTAACTGCACCTGTGTGACCAACAAGACTGCGATGGACCTGGCCGCTTCGAAGATCCCAAAGTCGCACCATGCCGTCTGCGGTACCACAAGCAAGTGCCGTCTCAAAGACCTGCAATGCACCCACGAAGTCGGCTGAACTGCTCTGAGACCGCCCCGTAGGTCGCCACCCGCTGTCTGTAGTCGTCATACTCGCTGCTGCCGCCCACATAACGTCTAATGTTTGCACGCAACGCCCCTTTTCAAGATCCCAATGGCGAATCGTCTTGTCTGCAGAACCGGAAACCATAACATCACCCCTGAAGTGAAGGGCTGTGATCTCGTCGACATGTGATTCCAACGTGTACAGAGGGCAATCAGCCATGCTACCATGTGGGGGTTCAAGGTGGTTATCCGTTCCAAAAGCGATagcatcctcatcgtcgtctttTCCCAAGCCGCCGTGAGGGTCGTAGTGCGCCTTACTGAGGTCCCAGAGTCGAATGGTCGCATCCATAGAGCCCGTTGCGAGAATGTTATCCTCAACCTGTAAGGCGCGTACCGAAGCAGTGTGTCCTTCCAAATAACCCATGCATCTACCAGCGTTGAGATCCCAAACGCGAACTGTATCATCCAGCGCAGCAGTAACCATAGTACCAAAAGGGGCGTCAAAATCAATAGCTGTAATCGTGTCCTTGTGTGCTCGGAGCTCGCGAATGGCTGTGCCAGGCTCGAAATGCTCGTGCAGAATGGGCATTGACTTCTTACGATGGACCTTTTTCGTTTTCCGGGGCGTGCTACCTGCTTCTGAGGAGGGAATCTTATCATAAACTGACTGGGACATGAACTCTTGATCGTGGTCATCGGCATCGCCAACCAGATCTTGCTCGTCCTGGGTTCGTGTGTTTCGTGCGATTTCCTCCGCCTCATCAACCAGCGCCTGCGCCTCATCAACTCGGATTTCCATCTCGGAAACTTGTCAAGTCAGTAGAGTCTTGTTACGTATTTGGCACATCACATACTGTCGTGCTCCAGCATAGCTTCATCCTGTTCCAACCCAGCGAGCCTGTCCAGAATAATTCTTCGCATGCCGTGGAGATTGGCGATTTTGTTATCGATTTCTCGAATCTCGTAGCTCGCCATGCTCTTACGAGTACCCAACAGCCCAAACTCATGCATCATGGcagccttttctttttttaattgAGTCAATTTTTTGGGGCTTCCTGGGGTCCCATCTGAATCTTCCAGCATCTTGCGACCGCGGGTGACTCGTCGCTGGAACTTTTTGCCCTCGTCAGTCAGCTCGGGGAAGCTGGCCTGGAAACCCTGAAACAGCGAGTAAGGATTATCATGCTCAGGAATATTGGCAAGCAGTTCATCGGGAAGGTATGTCAAAGCGCGATGCTGGATTTCGTGCGTTGAAAGTCTGGAGCGCATGAGGTCGGTTGGGGTTGTCCTGGCCATCGCGAACATGCTTCGCTGGACCGTCGGCCGCTTCATTTGTTTGTGCACCTCGGCCATCGCGGTTTGGTAATGATGAGCCGTGGCTTCGGCATTGGGACCGATCAAATGAGTAGCTGTAGTTGTGACCTTTCGACTGAAAGCCTCGAGTCCGCGCGTCTACCCAAGAAACAAAGCATTGAGGTTAGCTATGTGCGGTCCGTATGACAAGAGACAATGGAACTCGAGTAGGTATCTACACACCGACACAATAGACTGGTCGTCATCTCCGCCTTCGTCGAAGCCATAGTGAGTCTCTTGGTTCGCCATGGCCTAGCTCCTGGCGGAGGTgcagaagctcaagagaaTCGGAGGGCCTTGGAGCGATTGGATTGAGGTGGAAGATTGACGCTGAGGCTTCGCACAAGGAAGAATCAAAAGATTTGGTAGCTCACGAGGAGTTTATCATGACGCGCGCCGGGATAACCTTGGTTATTGAGGTGGAGGGCAAAAAAGACCCGAACGGGCTTGGATTTGGGCTTGGGAGGCTTCTGATCCGAGACGCTAATGTGGGCAAGAGCGGGATTGGATGGCATCCCTCTGTAATTGGCTCATGCGACACATTCTGCCACAGCGCTGGAACTGCTGGAATGATCGCTGGGGACTGCGAGGATAGTGGCGCACAGGTGAAGCTGTGCCCTGTAAGGTGTTTTAATGCCCTCCCGGTGACGTTCAAGGCCGAGCTTACCCCTCCATGCTCAATTTTATCGTGCCGCAGGAAGTGGgaggaagggaagggaaaTACCGGCTCTAGTTCCGCCCATGCCCTCCTCCCTTTGGACTCATGCCGACCATCTCATGGCCTGCAATCTTTTAGTACAGTGCTCCAGCCTTTCCGTGCCCGCTTTCTGCTACCAACTAACCTAGGTATAGGTGGTGATTAACCCTTCGGTACTTCAATATTGACTTTGTACGACTCATTACACTGATTTAAATCGAACCCAATTTCTGTCTTTTATCAGATCTGGATCCAATCTTTGGATTGTTCAGGTCAATACATACACCTCAGAAGCGCATCTTCTCAGCGTCCAAtccctttcttttttaatcAGAACCAGTATGGATACCGTTATCAACATGGCCGATGCCGCACACGCACTGGATCTGGCCCGAATCCGGTTCCAACTTATGTATGAGCTGCTCCCGGCTTCCCATAGCACCTATTTTGCCATTGAGCACCCGGACTGACATTGGTAGTCGTCTTGAGGACACAATCACCTTCCATCTGATCGAGAGAGTGCAATTCGCATTGAATGGTGTAAGTGGGATTAGAACGCCTCATGCAAACCCCGGTCCAGCCGAAAGATCCCAGATTGCATAATAACGATAATTAACCATGTCATCATTCTAGACGATCTACGTTCCTGGAGCTGTGGAATTACCTGAAGCGAACCTGAGCTTCCTCGACTGGTATTTTCGCGAACAGGAGAAGCTACAATCCCTTATCCGACGCTTCGAGTCGCCTGACGAATATCCTTTCTTCCCCGATGCATTGCAAAACCCAATACTCAAGCCTCTCAACTACCCCAAGATCTTGCATGAGAACAACGTCAATGTGaacgacaagatcaagaaatTCTATACCGAAAAGTTTCTCCCCGCAGTGTGCCCCGATTTCGGACGCGAGGAGCGGGGCGAGTCTCAAGAAAACTACGGCTCAACCGCAACTTGCGATATTGCTTGTCTACAAGCTCTATCACGACGCATTCACTTCGGCAAGTTTGTCGCAGAGTCCAAGTTCCGATCGGACGAGGAAAAGTACATTCGGCttatcaaggctgaagatcGGGAGGGTATCGCTGAATCCATCACTAATGCAGCagtggagaagaaggtccTTGAGCGACTACGACTCAAGGCTCTGACATACGGCAAGGATCCCTCCATCCCCGACGGAACCGAGGGAGCGGCGAAAATCGATGTCGACGCTGTTGTTTCAATGTACAAGGACTTTGTTATCCCATTGACCAAGGAAGTCGAGGTGGAATACTTGATGCAAAGGCTAGAACCAAGTGCCTGAGCTTCATCTCATCTATTGCGCCACACTGAGATATTCATTAACAGCTTTGACCGCCCCTGGGAACTTGTTCGCCTCGATAAGAATCATGTGCCCATGCGCCTTGACGCCCATTTCTTGGAATGCCCGTTTACTGTCTGCCGCCGACTCGTCCTCTTTTGTGTAATTGAAGTTGCCGTGCGCCACCGCGTGTTTTTGTAGCACCTCGTCCTCCATGTGGAAATAATAAATGCCGGCCTCCTCCTTTGCCTTTTTGCGCTTCTGATTCTCGACATCCAACTTAGACTCGAGTTCCTGGTATGTCTTGGACAATATCAAGTAGTGAGTGAAATCGTAGGGTTCCTTGTCCTCCAcagcagcctcaacctcgtcGATAAGCATTGAATAGAGTGGTGGGGCCAGCTCGGAAGGCATGTTAATGAGGCGCTCGGAGAACACAAGTCCCACGTGCTTTCCACTACTGAGAACGTTGGCAATGGGTGCCAGTGGCGAGCTACTCTGCGCCTTCTCGATCAGGTATTTGATGATATCGTTCATGGGCTCCTTTTCCTGGTGGACAACCGTGTTGAGAATAGTGAGCATAGCGTAGGCATCAGTGGCCTTTCCGTCAACCTTGATGGTGGAACCAATGGTGGGTTGTGAGAGAACGAGATCGGCGAGGGCAGACATGTTGAAGAGATTCGCATCAACATCGAATAGTTGTCGCAAGAGGGTCTTGGTGCCATGGAAGTCAACCTCGGGGTCAAAGTTGAACCACTCAAAATCAACGTCAACCATATCGAAGTCCTTTGATGCAATCAGTAGGATGTGCATACAACTTTGAAAACATTTTGCCTACCTCGTCATCAGAACCGTCCTCGTCCATCTTGTCGACATCAGCCGGTGAGACATCCTTGCCCTCTTCGCGCGCTCGCTTCTTACCCATTGTTGAATATGAGATGGACGTCAGTTTGGAAGATTTTATGTTA
Proteins encoded in this region:
- a CDS encoding chorismate mutase, which codes for MADAAHALDLARIRFQLIRLEDTITFHLIERVQFALNGTIYVPGAVELPEANLSFLDWYFREQEKLQSLIRRFESPDEYPFFPDALQNPILKPLNYPKILHENNVNVNDKIKKFYTEKFLPAVCPDFGREERGESQENYGSTATCDIACLQALSRRIHFGKFVAESKFRSDEEKYIRLIKAEDREGIAESITNAAVEKKVLERLRLKALTYGKDPSIPDGTEGAAKIDVDAVVSMYKDFVIPLTKEVEVEYLMQRLEPSA
- a CDS encoding protein BCP1, whose amino-acid sequence is MGKKRAREEGKDVSPADVDKMDEDGSDDEDFDMVDVDFEWFNFDPEVDFHGTKTLLRQLFDVDANLFNMSALADLVLSQPTIGSTIKVDGKATDAYAMLTILNTVVHQEKEPMNDIIKYLIEKAQSSSPLAPIANVLSSGKHVGLVFSERLINMPSELAPPLYSMLIDEVEAAVEDKEPYDFTHYLILSKTYQELESKLDVENQKRKKAKEEAGIYYFHMEDEVLQKHAVAHGNFNYTKEDESAADSKRAFQEMGVKAHGHMILIEANKFPGAVKAVNEYLSVAQ